From a single Nymphaea colorata isolate Beijing-Zhang1983 chromosome 4, ASM883128v2, whole genome shotgun sequence genomic region:
- the LOC116253038 gene encoding wall-associated receptor kinase-like 14 yields the protein MFICGLKIKFLIESSPAMMKPIRLETIVLIIVFDALLLPSIAVQNCNRRCGSRNVPYPFGFSGECPVKLLCQEDHITFHGLPVLNFTADSVILEFPMNCSRPFQHWRDFFGPSYALTSQNGLLLSNCRSLVSNCVLSGPLITERLGIGCPLVNVSCFSDDSGGFVNKSLVSGLECEKLLSSLTLDDLAMPAKSLDFQTVEVGWWLENINCSACSLNSNCSHIKSPATGRRGFICKCKEGFVGDGFVDGDGCQKISSSCNPSKYMSGRCGGTARIGVLIGGLVAGALVMALVGVLFFCLRRRRSSRKSRMSAKHLLSKAAGSFTVPLYTYKEIDKATTGFSEKQRLGTGAYGTVYAGKLHNDEWVAIKKIRHRDMDGIEPFMNEIKLLSSVSHPNLVRLLGWCVDRGEQILVYEFMPNGTLAQHLQRERGEGLSWPIRLEIAAETAHAIAHLHSAIDPPIYHRDIKSSNILLDYNFKSKVADFGLSRMVSTETSHISTAPQGTPGYLDPQYHQNFHLSDKSDVYSFGVVLVEIITAMKVVDFSRSNNEINLAALAIDKIGKGRVEDIIDPLLEPQKDAWTLSTVHKVAELAFRCLAFHRDMRPSMLEVAVELDNIRFSFNDNKHELSPCSSMSSARSQLPSMVKHTGNINLVVPHTVLGIPAENEMSPLSVQESWFSEQSSPSSSSLLDNVVQ from the exons ATGTTCATTTGTGGCctaaaaattaagtttttaatCGAATCCTCGCCAGCAATGATGAAGCCAATAAGATTGGAAACGATCGTCCTTATCATTGTATTTGACGCTCTCCTTCTGCCGTCTATCGCCGTTCAGAACTGCAATCGCAGATGCGGCTCAAGAAACGTCCCTTACCCGTTTGGATTCTCAGGCGAATGCCCGGTTAAATTACTCTGTCAAGAAGATCACATCACCTTCCATGGACTCCCTGTCCTCAATTTCACCGCAGATAGTGTCATACTTGAGTTCCCAATGAATTGCAGCCGCCCATTTCAACACTGGCGAGACTTCTTCGGACCATCGTACGCCCTGACGAGCCAAAATGGCCTCCTGTTGAGTAACTGCCGTTCCCTAGTCTCCAACTGCGTCCTTTCGGGCCCTCTGATCACTGAACGCCTCGGAATCGGCTGTCCTTTGGTGAACGTCAGTTGTTTCTCGGATGATTCCGGCGGGTTCGTCAACAAGTCCCTGGTTTCGGGTTTGGAATGTGAGAAATTGTTGTCATCCCTCACCCTGGATGATCTAGCAATGCCAGCGAAGTCTCTCGACTTTCAGACGGTGGAAGTCGGATGGTGGCTGGAGAACATAAACTGCTCGGCGTGTTCCCTGAATTCCAATTGCTCACACATCAAGTCTCCGGCCACCGGTCGGCGTGGTTTTATTTGCAAGTGCAAAGAAGGGTTCGTCGGAGATGGATTCGTTGATGGTGATGGGTGCCAGAAAA TTTCTTCGTCATGCAATCCATCAAAATACATGTCCGGCCGATGCGGGGGTACTGCCAGAATTGGAGTTCTTATTGGAG GCCTGGTAGCGGGAGCGTTAGTGATGGCTTTGGTTGGCGTCCTATTCTTCTGCCTCCGGCGGCGACGTTCATCTAGAAAGTCCCGAATGAGTGCAAAACACCTGTTGTCTAAAGCAGCTGGTTCTTTCACCGTTCCATTATATACCTACAAAGAGATAGACAAAGCTACAACTGGTTTCTCAGAAAAACAGAGGCTAGGCACAGGGGCATATGGCACAGTCTATGCAGGAAAACTGCACAATGATGAATGGGTAGCAATTAAGAAGATCAGACATAGGGATATGGATGGAATTGAACCGTTTATGAATGAAATCAAACTTCTGTCATCAGTCAGCCACCCCAACCTGGTTCGGCTCTTAGGGTGGTGCGTCGATCGAGGCGAGCAGATTCTTGTCTATGAGTTTATGCCCAATGGAACTCTTGCACAGCATTTACAGCGAGAGAGAGGTGAAGGCCTCTCTTGGCCTATAAGGTTGGAAATTGCAGCTGAAACTGCACACGCCATTGCTCATCTCCACTCTGCGATAGACCCACCAATCTACCACAGAGACATTAAATCCAGCAACATCCTCTTAGATTACAATTTCAAGTCGAAAGTTGCAGATTTCGGTCTGTCAAGAATGGTTTCCACAGAAACATCTCATATCTCCACAGCTCCACAAGGGACCCCTGGCTATCTAGATCCTCAGTACCACCAAAACTTTCACCTTTCAGACAAAAGTGATGTTTATAGCTTCGGTGTGGTCCTTGTGGAGATCATAACTGCTATGAAGGTGGTAGATTTCTCTAGGAGCAACAATGAGATCAACTTGGCTGCGTTAGCGATCGATAAAATTGGAAAGGGACGCGTCGAGGACATAATCGACCCGCTTCTAGAGCCACAGAAGGATGCATGGACCCTTTCAACTGTTCATAAGGTGGCAGAGCTTGCTTTTAGGTGCCTTGCCTTCCACAGGGATATGAGACCGTCGATGCTCGAGGTAGCGGTCGAGCTCGACAACATCAGGTTCAGCTTCAACGACAATAAACACGAGCTGTCTCCCTGCTCTTCAATGTCATCAGCAAGGTCTCAACTGCCATCCATGGTGAAACACACTGGCAACATCAACCTTGTTGTTCCTCACACGGTGCTCGGGATCCCTGCGGAAAATGAGATGTCCCCATTGTCCGTTCAGGAGTCCTGGTTCAGTGAGCAGAGCTCTCCTTCATCGAGCAGCCTGTTGGACAACGTCGTTCAGTGA